The genomic region AGAAGTCGCGGCGCGTTTCTCTCCTGTCACTGTGCTGAAAAGTGGCCGCAACCTTGGTTTTGCGGGTGGAGTAAACCTGGGAATGCGATGGCTGCTCGGCAGGGACGGGCGCGGGCCCCGGGTCGTGGCGTTGGTCAACCAGGACTGCGTGGTAAGGCCGGGCTGGCTGGCCCCACTTGTTGCGGCGCTGTTGGAGCCCGGAAAGCGAGTGGCCGTGGCGGGCGCGACGCTGTTCGACGCCCGGGGGCTGCTGATTCAACACGCCGGCGGAGTGGTCCACGTCAACGGACTCACTGATCACATGGGCCGCGGTCGCGGCGCCAACGAAGCTGGCAAGCTCCAAGCGCGGGACGTTGACTACGTCACCGGGGCACTGTGTGCCCTCAGCGTGGATGCATGGTCGCAGCTGGGGCCGATGGACGAGGGCTATCACCCTGTTTATTTCGAAGAGGTCGACTACTGCGTGCGTGCTCGTGAGCAGGGTTACCGGGTGGTCTACGTGCCTGCGAGCGAGGGGCTGCATGAAGAGGCTGCCAGTTCAGGCGCCGGCAGCCGTTTGTATCTCGACCGTTATCATCGTGGGCGAGTCAGGTTTGCGTTTCTTCACCTGCTGGGCAGAGGGCGGCGGCTTGGTTTCATAGCCGCGGAGCTCAAGTGGCTGGCCTCGCTGCGCAGTCGCGAACAACTGCTGTCTGCACTGGGAGCCTGGCTGGCCTGCCTGCGCGGCGATGTATCCGCCGGTCGGCAGAAGGCCGCTGCAGGGACGCCTTCGCATATGCTTACTGCCGCCGTCCGGCCGGGTTTCAAGGGTCCCGGGAGGCACGGCCGATGAGCAGGATCTGCCTCGTGGGCGTAGGCCTGCCCTCGCTGATGGCTGGTAGTTCTCACTGCGGCCCGGGTTTGCGCAGCGGGCACTTTGCCGGGGCGCTGGCAGAGGCCGGCCACGAACTGCTGCTTCTGTATCTCGACCACGCGGCCGTGCCCGGGGCTTCACTTGCAGACGCCAATACGATCGCACCGGGCGTGCTTGCACTGGCGGCCCCTGAGCCCGATTTCGCGGCGGGTTCCCTCGCTACTGTGGCTCGAGACTTCGGGGCCAGCGCAGTGGTTGGATGCACGGCTTACGGCAGCTCGCTGGCCCTGCGCCTGGAGCTGGGATTGCCTGCCTGGGCAGACCTGATGGGAGACCTGATGGCCGAAGCCCAGGCCAAGGCCGCGTTGCTTGGTGACGATAGTTGCCTGCTTCACTTCTGGAGCCTGCTGGGGCCGGTTCTGGCCGGGGCCGACAGGTTCTCGGCTGTTTCGCAGGCCCAGGCTGACGCGCTGGTCGGCCAGCTGGGTTTGGCGGGGAGGCTGTCTTCTGCCACTGCTGGTGAACGGCTGGTAGAAGTCATTCGCTGCGCGGCAGTGCCTCCGGAAGAGCGCAGCGACGAAGCCGATAGCGGAATTCTGAGCGAGCTGCCCGACGACGCCTTCGTGGCGGCTTGGGCTGGCAGCTTCAATACCTGGTGTGACGTAGACCTGCTGTTTGACGGCGTTGATTCGGCCATGGCCGAGAACACTTCGCTGCACCTGCTCGTAACGGGCGGCGAGGTGGAAGGCCACGACAGTGTAACCTGGCGGCATTTTCTTGACCTCGTCGAGGGCAGTGGACGGCGCGACAGATACCACCTGCTCGGCCGGGTCGAAGACTCGGTTCTCGCCGAGGTCTACCGGCGGTCCGACGTTGGGCTGGTCGTCGAAAAAGATCTCTACGAGCGGCAACTGGGAGCAGAAAACAGGGTAGTGCAGTGGATGGCCCACGGCGTGCCGGTGTTGACGACCTATCGTAGCCAAGCTGGCCGCGACCTGGTGCAGCGGGGACTGTCCTTTGCCATCACCGGGCGCAGCGCCGAGGGCCTGGCCGAGTCGTTGCTGGCGTTGGTCGATGATCCTGCGCGCCTGGCGGCTGCTTCGTTGGCCTGTACCCGCGAGGCGCGCGAGGCCTGGACGGTGTCGGCCGTTGCGGCGCCGTTACTGGCCTGGTGTGCGAGCCCAGTGAGGGCGGGCGACTCTGGCGCCGAACCGGTGTTACAGGTGGGCTTGTTTTCCGAGCCGGCTGCCATCGTGCACCTGTTCGAAAGCTATCTCGCCTCGCTGGGGCCGGCCCAGATCGCTTACCGCGCGCCGCGCTGGCTGTTGAGACGCCTGCTGGGGAGTGTTTCGTCCGCGGGCAGAGGCAACGACAAGCTCAACGGCCGCCGCGCCGACGAAGCTCGTGACAGGGCTGTTGAGAAGATAGCCGGGGCCACCTAGTATCTGCCGCCGTGGGTGTCCGGGTGCTCGTAATTGGTTTGGACGGGGTTCCCTGGGACCTCGTCAGCCGCTGGGCAGAGCAGGGAATCATGCCCAATCTCGCGCGGCTCATCCGTGAGGGAACGGCCGGGCCGCTGGATTCGACCATGCCGCCGACCTCCGGGCCGTCGTGGACCACGTTTTCTACCGGCCGGAATCCCGGTAACACGGGCATCTACGATTTTCTCTACCGTCGCGCCGACGACTACGTGTTTCCGCCCGTCAACACGACCATGCGCAGCGGCAAAACCCTGTGGCGCATGCTCTCGGAAAGGGGCGACAGGGTTTGCGTGGTTAACCTGCCGGTGTCTTACCCGGTCGAAGAAGTGAACGGCGTAATGGTGAGCGGTTGGATGACTCCGTACTTTGCCCGCGATTACACCTGGCCCCGCGAGCTGGCCCGCGAGCTTGATGATGTGGTCGGTAACTACCGCATCTACCCTTCAGAGACCTGGTCGGCGGGCCGATCGAAGGCCTTCTTTCGCGCTTCGGACGAACTGCTCGAAATGCTCACCCGCAGCAACCTTCACTTGATGGAGCGCGAAGACTGGGACCTCTTCATGGGCGTCTACTTCGACACCGACAGGGTCCTTCACCAGGTCTACCATTTTCTCGACGAGGGGCACCCCTGGAGGGAAGGCCGCGAGGGCGATTGGTCAAAGCCCGTGCTGCGTTATTTTTCCCGGCTCGATGCCGACATCGGGCGGCTTGTGGACAAGGCGGGCGACAAGGCCAGGATCCTGGTCATGTCAGACCACGGCATGGGCCGGGCGTCGCGCTTCGTGGTGCTCAACAACCTTCTGCTCAAGCTGGGATTCATCCACCTTTCGGAC from Candidatus Binatota bacterium harbors:
- a CDS encoding glycosyltransferase family 2 protein, giving the protein MAARGQGGGGWRCGRGARSIRSSAPAGRRGSGRVSAVQETGVGFTGADVAVIVVAYRAGTYLFDCVQALKAETDPSAEIVLVDNGGLADEVEEVAARFSPVTVLKSGRNLGFAGGVNLGMRWLLGRDGRGPRVVALVNQDCVVRPGWLAPLVAALLEPGKRVAVAGATLFDARGLLIQHAGGVVHVNGLTDHMGRGRGANEAGKLQARDVDYVTGALCALSVDAWSQLGPMDEGYHPVYFEEVDYCVRAREQGYRVVYVPASEGLHEEAASSGAGSRLYLDRYHRGRVRFAFLHLLGRGRRLGFIAAELKWLASLRSREQLLSALGAWLACLRGDVSAGRQKAAAGTPSHMLTAAVRPGFKGPGRHGR
- a CDS encoding glycosyltransferase, with product MSRICLVGVGLPSLMAGSSHCGPGLRSGHFAGALAEAGHELLLLYLDHAAVPGASLADANTIAPGVLALAAPEPDFAAGSLATVARDFGASAVVGCTAYGSSLALRLELGLPAWADLMGDLMAEAQAKAALLGDDSCLLHFWSLLGPVLAGADRFSAVSQAQADALVGQLGLAGRLSSATAGERLVEVIRCAAVPPEERSDEADSGILSELPDDAFVAAWAGSFNTWCDVDLLFDGVDSAMAENTSLHLLVTGGEVEGHDSVTWRHFLDLVEGSGRRDRYHLLGRVEDSVLAEVYRRSDVGLVVEKDLYERQLGAENRVVQWMAHGVPVLTTYRSQAGRDLVQRGLSFAITGRSAEGLAESLLALVDDPARLAAASLACTREAREAWTVSAVAAPLLAWCASPVRAGDSGAEPVLQVGLFSEPAAIVHLFESYLASLGPAQIAYRAPRWLLRRLLGSVSSAGRGNDKLNGRRADEARDRAVEKIAGAT